A single region of the Gorilla gorilla gorilla isolate KB3781 chromosome 1, NHGRI_mGorGor1-v2.1_pri, whole genome shotgun sequence genome encodes:
- the AGTRAP gene encoding type-1 angiotensin II receptor-associated protein isoform X3: MELPAVNLKVILLGHWLLTTWGCIVFSGSYAWANFTILALGVWAVAQRDSIDAISMFLGGLLATIFLDIVHISIFYPRVSLTDTGRFGVGMAILSLLLKPLSCCFVYHMYRERGGELLVHTGFLGSSQDRSAYQTIDSAEAPADPFAVPEGRSQDARGY, encoded by the exons ATGGAGCTGCCTGCTGTGAACCTGAAG GTGATTCTCCTAGGTCACTGGCTGCTGACAACCTG GGGCTGCATTGTATTCTCAGGCTCCTATGCCTGGGCCAACTTCACCATCCTGGCCTTGGGCGTGTGGGCTGTGGCTCAGCGGGACTCCATTGACGCCATAAGCATG TTTCTGGGTGGCTTGCTGGCCACCATCTTCCTGGACATCGTGCACATCAGCATCTTCTACCCGCGGGTCAGCCTCACGGACACGGGCCGCTTTGGCGTGGGCATGGCCATCCTCAGCTTGCTGCTCAAGCCGCTCTCCTGCTGCTTCGTCTACCACATGTACCGGGAGCGCGGAGGTGAGCTCCTGGTCCACACTG GTTTCCTTGGGTCTTCTCAGGACCGTAGTGCCTACCAGACGATTGACTCAGCAGAGGCGCCCGCAGATCCCTTTGCAGTCCCAGAGGGCAGGAGTCAAGATGCCCGAGGGTACTGA
- the AGTRAP gene encoding type-1 angiotensin II receptor-associated protein isoform X4 has product MELPAVNLKVILLGHWLLTTWGCIVFSGSYAWANFTILALGVWAVAQRDSIDAISMFLGGLLATIFLDIVHISIFYPRVSLTDTGRFGVGMAILSLLLKPLSCCFVYHMYRERGGFLGSSQDRSAYQTIDSAEAPADPFAVPEGRSQDARGY; this is encoded by the exons ATGGAGCTGCCTGCTGTGAACCTGAAG GTGATTCTCCTAGGTCACTGGCTGCTGACAACCTG GGGCTGCATTGTATTCTCAGGCTCCTATGCCTGGGCCAACTTCACCATCCTGGCCTTGGGCGTGTGGGCTGTGGCTCAGCGGGACTCCATTGACGCCATAAGCATG TTTCTGGGTGGCTTGCTGGCCACCATCTTCCTGGACATCGTGCACATCAGCATCTTCTACCCGCGGGTCAGCCTCACGGACACGGGCCGCTTTGGCGTGGGCATGGCCATCCTCAGCTTGCTGCTCAAGCCGCTCTCCTGCTGCTTCGTCTACCACATGTACCGGGAGCGCGGAG GTTTCCTTGGGTCTTCTCAGGACCGTAGTGCCTACCAGACGATTGACTCAGCAGAGGCGCCCGCAGATCCCTTTGCAGTCCCAGAGGGCAGGAGTCAAGATGCCCGAGGGTACTGA
- the AGTRAP gene encoding type-1 angiotensin II receptor-associated protein isoform X1, translating into MGLDGTFSWEEIYVTAAEVILLGHWLLTTWGCIVFSGSYAWANFTILALGVWAVAQRDSIDAISMFLGGLLATIFLDIVHISIFYPRVSLTDTGRFGVGMAILSLLLKPLSCCFVYHMYRERGGELLVHTGFLGSSQDRSAYQTIDSAEAPADPFAVPEGRSQDARGY; encoded by the exons ATGGGCTTGGATGGAACGTTCAGCTGGGAAGAAATTTACGTGACAGCAGCCGAG GTGATTCTCCTAGGTCACTGGCTGCTGACAACCTG GGGCTGCATTGTATTCTCAGGCTCCTATGCCTGGGCCAACTTCACCATCCTGGCCTTGGGCGTGTGGGCTGTGGCTCAGCGGGACTCCATTGACGCCATAAGCATG TTTCTGGGTGGCTTGCTGGCCACCATCTTCCTGGACATCGTGCACATCAGCATCTTCTACCCGCGGGTCAGCCTCACGGACACGGGCCGCTTTGGCGTGGGCATGGCCATCCTCAGCTTGCTGCTCAAGCCGCTCTCCTGCTGCTTCGTCTACCACATGTACCGGGAGCGCGGAGGTGAGCTCCTGGTCCACACTG GTTTCCTTGGGTCTTCTCAGGACCGTAGTGCCTACCAGACGATTGACTCAGCAGAGGCGCCCGCAGATCCCTTTGCAGTCCCAGAGGGCAGGAGTCAAGATGCCCGAGGGTACTGA
- the AGTRAP gene encoding type-1 angiotensin II receptor-associated protein isoform X2, with protein MGLDGTFSWEEIYVTAAEVILLGHWLLTTWGCIVFSGSYAWANFTILALGVWAVAQRDSIDAISMFLGGLLATIFLDIVHISIFYPRVSLTDTGRFGVGMAILSLLLKPLSCCFVYHMYRERGGFLGSSQDRSAYQTIDSAEAPADPFAVPEGRSQDARGY; from the exons ATGGGCTTGGATGGAACGTTCAGCTGGGAAGAAATTTACGTGACAGCAGCCGAG GTGATTCTCCTAGGTCACTGGCTGCTGACAACCTG GGGCTGCATTGTATTCTCAGGCTCCTATGCCTGGGCCAACTTCACCATCCTGGCCTTGGGCGTGTGGGCTGTGGCTCAGCGGGACTCCATTGACGCCATAAGCATG TTTCTGGGTGGCTTGCTGGCCACCATCTTCCTGGACATCGTGCACATCAGCATCTTCTACCCGCGGGTCAGCCTCACGGACACGGGCCGCTTTGGCGTGGGCATGGCCATCCTCAGCTTGCTGCTCAAGCCGCTCTCCTGCTGCTTCGTCTACCACATGTACCGGGAGCGCGGAG GTTTCCTTGGGTCTTCTCAGGACCGTAGTGCCTACCAGACGATTGACTCAGCAGAGGCGCCCGCAGATCCCTTTGCAGTCCCAGAGGGCAGGAGTCAAGATGCCCGAGGGTACTGA